The following DNA comes from Girardinichthys multiradiatus isolate DD_20200921_A chromosome 2, DD_fGirMul_XY1, whole genome shotgun sequence.
ATGTTGGGAATTCAATTAATTCCCTTACGTTTAACGGATCCTCTTTCGGGGAGTTTGTTCCAACGGGATTGGAGACTTGGAAAGTCTGTCGGCAGCCTTCTTTCGTTTCACGAAGAAATCTGTGTGAAAGAGGAAAAAGCATAATTcacaataaatatatttgttcAAATGAAACTCGGCTTCTGGGTGAGTATTTTCCTAGTTTAAAGAGCCCTGTAAATACCTGTGATGTGCGTGTTGTCATCAGCAGCCGCCGTCCTCCTGCGCCTAACACACGGAGCCTGTCTTAGAGTCCCTGAGATCTCTGTCACCGGCCTGTTCTCCTGGTTTACCTCCACCCGGGTGGGAGAGCTGCTGTCCCCGGCGCCGCTGCCGCCCTCCGGCGCCGCTAAGCGCTCCATTACATCCGTACCTGGACACTCCGGCATAGCGGAGTCCGAGGAGGGCGTCCGCTTGATGGGCGTCGCCGGTACGCGCGTCCTGCCGCTCTGCACCGATTCCCGATAATACGCCGCCGTCCTCTCCGCGGGCATCTCTTCCCACTCGTAGTCCCCTTCCAGCGGGGTGTTGTCCTCGAAATTAAAGTTCCACCTCTGCCGGTCCCGCTCAGAAATCTCCCGCAACTTGGCTTTTACGTCCCGACTTAGCTCTTCGTGATCCACCGGCCCGAACAGGCTGCGGCACACGCCAGTGCGTCTCTGGAGCGGGAAGGTCCTGCGGGCCACCAGCCT
Coding sequences within:
- the LOC124879030 gene encoding cyclin-dependent kinase inhibitor 1C-like gives rise to the protein MSHVQLSSSALERLVARRTFPLQRRTGVCRSLFGPVDHEELSRDVKAKLREISERDRQRWNFNFEDNTPLEGDYEWEEMPAERTAAYYRESVQSGRTRVPATPIKRTPSSDSAMPECPGTDVMERLAAPEGGSGAGDSSSPTRVEVNQENRPVTEISGTLRQAPCVRRRRTAAADDNTHITDFFVKRKKAADRLSKSPIPLEQTPRKRIR